A genomic stretch from Neomonachus schauinslandi chromosome 14, ASM220157v2, whole genome shotgun sequence includes:
- the VPS29 gene encoding vacuolar protein sorting-associated protein 29 isoform X1, protein MAGHRLVLVLGDLHIPHRCNSLPAKFKKLLVPGKIQHILCTGNLCTKESYDYLKTLAGDVHIVRGDFDENLNYPEQKVVTVGQFKIGLIHGHQVIPWGDMASLALLQRQFDVDILISGHTHKFEAFEHENKFYINPGSATGAYNALETNIIPSFVLMDIQASTVVTYVYQLIGDDVKVERIEYKKS, encoded by the exons ATG GCTGGGCACAGA TTGGTGTTGGTGTTAGGAGACCTGCACATCCCACACCGGTGCAACAGTTTGCCCGCTAAATTCAAAAAACTGCTCGTGCCGGGAAAGATTCAGCACATTCTCTGTACTGGAAACCTTTGCACCAAAGAGAGTTATGACTATCTCAAGACTCTGGCCGGTGATGTTCATATTGTGAGAGGAGACTTCGATGAG aaTCTGAATTATCCAGAACAGAAAGTTGTGACTGTTGGGCAGTTCAAAATTGGTTTGATCCATGGGCATCAAGTTATTCCATGGGGAGATATGGCCAGCTTAGCCCTGTTGCAGAGGCAGTTTGATGTGGACATTCTTATctcaggacacacacacaaatttgaaGCATTTGAGCATGAAAATAAATTCTACATTAACCCAGGTTCTGCCACTGGAGCATATAATGCCTTGGAAAC aaacattATTCCTTCATTTGTGTTAATGGACATCCAGGCTTCTACAGTTGTCACTTACGTGTATCAGCTAATTGGAGATGATGTGAAAGTAGAACGAATTgaatataaaaaatcttaa
- the VPS29 gene encoding vacuolar protein sorting-associated protein 29 isoform X2 encodes MLVLVLGDLHIPHRCNSLPAKFKKLLVPGKIQHILCTGNLCTKESYDYLKTLAGDVHIVRGDFDENLNYPEQKVVTVGQFKIGLIHGHQVIPWGDMASLALLQRQFDVDILISGHTHKFEAFEHENKFYINPGSATGAYNALETNIIPSFVLMDIQASTVVTYVYQLIGDDVKVERIEYKKS; translated from the exons ATG TTGGTGTTGGTGTTAGGAGACCTGCACATCCCACACCGGTGCAACAGTTTGCCCGCTAAATTCAAAAAACTGCTCGTGCCGGGAAAGATTCAGCACATTCTCTGTACTGGAAACCTTTGCACCAAAGAGAGTTATGACTATCTCAAGACTCTGGCCGGTGATGTTCATATTGTGAGAGGAGACTTCGATGAG aaTCTGAATTATCCAGAACAGAAAGTTGTGACTGTTGGGCAGTTCAAAATTGGTTTGATCCATGGGCATCAAGTTATTCCATGGGGAGATATGGCCAGCTTAGCCCTGTTGCAGAGGCAGTTTGATGTGGACATTCTTATctcaggacacacacacaaatttgaaGCATTTGAGCATGAAAATAAATTCTACATTAACCCAGGTTCTGCCACTGGAGCATATAATGCCTTGGAAAC aaacattATTCCTTCATTTGTGTTAATGGACATCCAGGCTTCTACAGTTGTCACTTACGTGTATCAGCTAATTGGAGATGATGTGAAAGTAGAACGAATTgaatataaaaaatcttaa